Proteins found in one Planctomycetes bacterium MalM25 genomic segment:
- a CDS encoding Sulfotransferase domain protein, with amino-acid sequence MPDDAPPKKKQGYGADPTHHYGWVTPRFWHGMLPLAFWKFVISRGCRVNFRGALTCVSITLIGLFHLFAKGINWLVFGRKLRLARPTSPPLFVLGHWRSGTTLLHELLIRDPRHVYPTTFECFAPHHFLVTESWLTPLIGWLLPKKRPMDNVATGWERPQEDEFALCSLGLPTPYRSWAFPDQGPVNQEWLTLDEVSEKDRTRWGEALRRFVSSLSFKRHGRVILKSPPHTARIKTLLEVFPDARFVHISRDPLKLFPSTVRLWKSLADVQSLQGYRDEYPWIEEEVFSNLTRMYEAYDRDRPLIPEGRLVEVSYEDLVADPKATLRSVYEDLGLGDFANAEPGVDAYLAEEKGYKTNRFELPEEVKTKIAERWGGYAERWGYELA; translated from the coding sequence ATGCCCGACGACGCCCCACCGAAGAAGAAGCAGGGCTACGGCGCCGACCCGACGCATCACTACGGCTGGGTCACGCCCCGCTTCTGGCACGGCATGCTGCCGCTGGCGTTCTGGAAGTTCGTGATCAGCCGGGGCTGCCGTGTGAACTTCCGCGGCGCGCTGACGTGCGTCTCGATCACGCTGATCGGCCTGTTCCACCTCTTCGCGAAGGGGATCAACTGGCTCGTTTTCGGCCGCAAGCTCCGCCTCGCTCGGCCGACGTCGCCGCCGCTCTTCGTGCTGGGGCACTGGCGGAGCGGCACGACGTTGCTGCACGAGCTGCTGATCCGCGACCCGCGGCACGTCTACCCGACGACCTTTGAGTGCTTCGCGCCGCACCACTTCCTGGTGACCGAGTCGTGGCTCACGCCCCTCATCGGCTGGCTGCTGCCGAAGAAGCGGCCGATGGACAACGTCGCCACGGGCTGGGAACGCCCGCAAGAGGACGAGTTCGCTCTCTGCAGCCTCGGCCTGCCGACGCCCTACCGCAGCTGGGCCTTCCCCGATCAGGGGCCCGTCAATCAAGAGTGGCTCACGCTCGATGAGGTCTCCGAGAAAGACCGCACGCGCTGGGGCGAGGCGCTCCGCCGGTTTGTCTCGTCGCTGTCGTTCAAACGGCACGGCCGCGTGATCCTCAAGTCGCCGCCGCACACCGCGCGGATCAAGACGCTGCTCGAGGTCTTCCCCGACGCGCGGTTCGTTCACATCAGCCGCGACCCGCTGAAGCTCTTCCCCTCGACCGTCCGGCTCTGGAAATCGCTCGCCGACGTGCAGAGCCTGCAGGGCTACCGCGACGAGTACCCCTGGATCGAAGAAGAAGTCTTCTCAAACCTCACCCGCATGTACGAGGCGTACGACCGCGACCGGCCGCTGATCCCCGAGGGCCGGCTGGTCGAGGTGAGCTACGAGGATTTGGTCGCCGACCCCAAGGCGACGCTCCGCTCGGTCTACGAAGACCTCGGCCTGGGCGACTTCGCCAACGCCGAACCGGGCGTCGACGCCTACCTCGCCGAGGAGAAGGGCTACAAGACCAACCGCTTCGAGCTGCCCGAGGAAGTGAAGACAAAGATTGCAGAGCGTTGGGGCGGTTACGCGGAGCGGTGGGGGTACGAGTTGGCCTGA
- the kipA gene encoding KipI antagonist encodes MRFQSYGDSTLVVEQTQIVGSRPTGVTDIVPAFGSCAVHFDPTLTSLVAVATWLDSISSDSLARGDTKLAELSIAYGGEFGPDLESIASRAGLAADEVIRRHAAAEYRVGAIGFQPGFPYLEGLPAELHTPRQATPRTRVAAGSVGIGGPYTGVYPSESPGGWNLIGRTPLTLFDPLRAEPSLLRTGDRVRFRPIDAEEFARLAAESAPTPPPVTVPPERPLFRVISPGVQTTVQGLGRFGQQHLGVGPGGAMDTRSLRLANLLVGNDQAAPAIEATLVGPVLECLEAVTVGVAGALPSARRLRFNEGQQIDLRQLTGGARAYLALPGGVTGEVGEPLRANRTIGSLAPSQVDLRNREPLGKATLGSVAWPLPAGEVTLRVLPGPDAPRFSEEALDRLRQTEWTITPQSNRMGLRCDGPPLDAPADDDAPSQPVVTGAVQVPPDGQPIVLAADRQTLGGYPVIGVVASVDWPRLGQLRPDDTFRFEPIDLPTAQRLRRQAEREIAIAAVGLRLS; translated from the coding sequence GTGCGATTTCAATCATATGGCGACTCGACGCTCGTTGTCGAACAAACGCAGATCGTTGGTTCCCGGCCAACCGGCGTGACGGACATTGTCCCCGCGTTCGGCTCCTGCGCTGTTCACTTCGACCCGACGCTCACGTCCCTTGTAGCGGTCGCAACGTGGCTCGATTCCATCTCCTCGGATTCTCTAGCGCGTGGCGATACCAAGCTCGCCGAGCTGTCAATCGCCTACGGCGGTGAGTTCGGTCCCGACTTAGAATCCATCGCTTCCCGCGCCGGGCTTGCGGCCGATGAGGTCATCCGGCGCCACGCGGCGGCGGAGTACCGGGTGGGGGCGATCGGCTTCCAGCCGGGGTTCCCGTACCTCGAAGGCCTGCCGGCCGAACTGCACACGCCCCGGCAGGCGACGCCGCGGACGCGTGTCGCCGCGGGCTCGGTTGGGATCGGCGGTCCGTACACGGGGGTCTACCCGAGCGAGTCGCCCGGCGGGTGGAACCTGATCGGCCGCACGCCGCTCACGCTGTTCGATCCGCTGCGCGCCGAGCCATCGCTGCTGCGCACCGGCGACCGCGTCCGGTTTCGGCCGATCGACGCCGAGGAGTTCGCAAGGCTCGCCGCCGAGAGCGCTCCGACACCGCCACCCGTCACGGTTCCGCCAGAGCGACCGCTCTTTCGCGTTATCAGCCCCGGCGTGCAAACGACCGTGCAGGGGCTCGGGCGATTCGGCCAACAGCACCTGGGCGTCGGGCCGGGCGGGGCGATGGACACGCGGTCGCTGCGGCTGGCGAACCTGCTGGTCGGCAACGACCAAGCCGCGCCAGCGATCGAGGCGACGCTCGTCGGCCCGGTGCTCGAGTGCCTCGAGGCGGTCACCGTCGGCGTCGCCGGCGCCCTGCCTTCTGCGAGGCGGCTCCGTTTCAACGAGGGCCAGCAGATCGATCTCCGCCAGCTCACCGGGGGCGCTAGGGCCTACCTCGCGCTGCCCGGCGGAGTCACGGGCGAGGTCGGTGAACCGTTGCGAGCAAATCGAACGATCGGCTCGCTGGCCCCCTCACAAGTCGACCTACGGAACCGCGAGCCGCTTGGTAAGGCTACGCTCGGCTCGGTCGCGTGGCCGCTGCCCGCCGGCGAAGTGACGCTGCGGGTGCTGCCCGGCCCGGACGCGCCGCGTTTCTCGGAGGAAGCTCTCGATCGCCTCCGCCAAACCGAGTGGACTATCACGCCCCAATCGAACCGCATGGGACTCCGCTGCGACGGGCCGCCGCTTGACGCGCCCGCCGACGACGACGCGCCGTCGCAGCCCGTCGTCACCGGCGCCGTGCAGGTCCCGCCCGACGGCCAGCCGATCGTCCTCGCCGCCGATCGCCAGACGCTCGGCGGCTATCCGGTGATCGGCGTGGTCGCGTCGGTCGATTGGCCCCGCCTCGGCCAGCTGCGCCCGGACGACACGTTCCGGTTCGAGCCGATCGATCTGCCAACCGCGCAGCGTCTCCGTCGCCAAGCCGAACGCGAGATCGCGATCGCAGCGGTGGGCCTTCGGCTATCCTGA
- a CDS encoding LamB/YcsF family protein codes for MRTIDLNADVGEGSPHDAELIPLLTSANIACGGHAGDERAMEAAARVAIEHGVVIGAHPGHEDREHFGRRELPITPDELLALLNRQVSRLHAIVRGLGGEVRYLKLHGALYHQAGRDAALAEAAVRFVHEFHVPLALLGRTHSSLDAAANRGEVPFGCEAFPDRAYTPDGLLVPRRESGALLTDEEEIAAQALRFVQDGVPSQSQRMGVYADAESLCLHGDSPGALAGAQAIRRVLNQHKIGLGPFAG; via the coding sequence ATGAGAACGATCGACCTCAACGCCGACGTGGGAGAGGGCTCGCCGCACGACGCCGAGCTGATCCCGTTGCTGACCTCCGCGAACATCGCCTGCGGCGGCCACGCGGGGGATGAGCGAGCGATGGAGGCCGCCGCGCGCGTGGCGATCGAACACGGCGTGGTGATCGGCGCGCACCCGGGCCACGAGGACCGCGAGCACTTCGGCCGCCGCGAGCTGCCGATCACGCCCGACGAGCTGCTCGCGCTGCTCAACCGCCAGGTGAGCCGCCTGCACGCGATCGTCCGCGGCCTCGGCGGAGAGGTGCGGTACCTCAAGCTCCACGGCGCGCTGTACCACCAAGCGGGGCGCGACGCGGCGCTTGCCGAGGCGGCCGTCCGTTTCGTCCACGAGTTCCACGTGCCACTGGCGCTATTGGGGCGTACGCACAGCTCGCTCGACGCGGCCGCCAATCGGGGGGAGGTCCCCTTCGGCTGCGAAGCCTTCCCGGACCGAGCCTACACCCCCGACGGGCTCCTCGTGCCGCGGCGAGAAAGCGGCGCCCTCCTTACCGACGAGGAAGAGATCGCTGCCCAAGCGCTACGGTTCGTTCAGGACGGCGTCCCAAGCCAGAGTCAGCGAATGGGGGTCTACGCCGATGCGGAGAGCCTCTGTCTTCACGGCGATTCTCCAGGCGCCCTCGCCGGCGCTCAAGCGATACGGCGTGTTCTGAACCAGCATAAGATCGGTCTGGGGCCCTTCGCTGGCTGA
- the prmC gene encoding Release factor glutamine methyltransferase, translating into MSKDPPWSVLRLLDWTTDFFKSREVDSPRLDAEVLLAEAMGCKRIELYTRFEEVPPTAVRDAFKALVKKRGDGSPVAYLVGRKEFYSLEFDVEEGVLIPRPDTELLVVTALDLLKEGGVDEPMIADVGTGAGAVAVALASQAPGVKVIAIDISPQAVALANKNAEKHGVNDRVYATESDLFARLKETRTFDLIVSNPPYVTTNELIDLDATVRDHEPHLALDGGPEGTDVIERLLAEALARLNEGGQLLIEIGPSIAPRVEGLVREAAGLEFVATLKDLAGRERVVHARRV; encoded by the coding sequence ATGTCTAAAGACCCGCCCTGGTCGGTTCTGCGGCTGCTCGACTGGACGACCGACTTCTTCAAGTCGCGCGAGGTCGATTCGCCCCGCCTCGACGCCGAGGTCCTCCTCGCCGAGGCGATGGGGTGCAAGCGGATCGAGCTGTACACGCGATTCGAGGAGGTACCCCCCACGGCGGTTCGCGACGCGTTCAAGGCGCTCGTGAAGAAGCGGGGCGACGGCTCGCCGGTCGCTTACTTGGTGGGGCGCAAGGAGTTCTACTCGCTCGAGTTCGACGTCGAGGAGGGCGTGCTCATCCCGCGCCCCGACACCGAGCTGCTGGTCGTCACGGCGCTCGACCTCCTGAAGGAGGGCGGCGTCGACGAACCGATGATCGCCGACGTCGGCACGGGGGCCGGCGCGGTCGCCGTCGCGCTGGCGAGCCAGGCGCCCGGCGTGAAGGTCATCGCGATCGATATCAGCCCGCAGGCGGTCGCCCTCGCGAACAAGAACGCGGAGAAGCACGGCGTGAACGATCGCGTCTACGCGACCGAGAGCGACCTGTTTGCCCGGCTCAAGGAGACGCGGACGTTCGACCTGATCGTGAGCAACCCGCCCTACGTGACGACGAACGAACTGATCGACCTCGACGCGACCGTCCGCGACCACGAGCCCCACCTGGCGCTCGACGGCGGCCCCGAAGGGACCGACGTGATCGAGCGTCTCCTCGCCGAGGCGCTCGCCCGGCTCAACGAGGGGGGCCAGCTGCTGATCGAGATCGGCCCCTCGATCGCGCCGCGCGTCGAGGGCCTCGTGCGCGAAGCGGCGGGCCTGGAGTTCGTGGCGACGCTCAAGGACCTCGCGGGGCGGGAGCGGGTGGTTCACGCTCGGCGGGTTTGA
- the prfA_2 gene encoding Peptide chain release factor RF1: MRDLLENKLARFEQLERDLVDQEVLSDSSRLANTAREHGSLAKLAGKYRGFKDLCKQIDEAREMVAGDDADLRELAEAELPELIDGREALWDELLTMTLGGEDANRTRCLMEIRAGTGGDEAALFARDLYEMYKRHGETKKWKFEILDASPTELGGFKEISLALEGDGVYRELQYESGGHRVQRVPKTETQGRIHTSAATVAVMPEPEDVEVELTPDDYRIDKFNASGPGGQHVNKTESAIRLTHYETKIVVQCQDEKSQHKNLAKALRVLKSRVYDQLQQQEMAKRSEERKGLVGSGDRSQRIRTYNFPENRLTDHRIGLTIYKLDQIIAGDLQMVTDALIDHDRQAVRDAMGGLD, translated from the coding sequence ATGCGTGACCTGCTCGAAAACAAGCTCGCCCGCTTCGAGCAGCTCGAGCGTGACCTGGTCGATCAGGAAGTGCTCTCCGACTCGTCTCGGTTGGCGAACACGGCGCGCGAGCACGGCTCGCTCGCGAAGCTCGCGGGCAAGTACCGCGGCTTCAAGGACCTTTGCAAGCAGATCGACGAAGCCCGCGAGATGGTCGCCGGCGACGACGCCGACCTCCGCGAGCTCGCCGAGGCGGAGCTGCCCGAGCTCATCGATGGCCGCGAGGCGCTGTGGGACGAGCTGCTCACGATGACCCTCGGTGGCGAGGACGCCAACCGGACGCGGTGCCTCATGGAGATCCGCGCCGGCACCGGCGGCGACGAGGCCGCCCTCTTCGCCCGTGACCTGTACGAGATGTACAAGCGGCACGGCGAGACGAAGAAGTGGAAGTTCGAGATCCTCGACGCCAGCCCGACCGAGCTGGGCGGGTTCAAAGAGATCTCGCTCGCCCTCGAAGGAGACGGTGTTTACCGCGAGCTGCAGTACGAATCGGGCGGGCACCGCGTGCAGCGCGTCCCGAAGACCGAGACCCAGGGCCGCATCCACACGTCGGCCGCCACGGTCGCGGTGATGCCCGAGCCGGAGGACGTGGAGGTCGAGCTCACGCCTGACGACTACCGCATCGACAAGTTCAACGCGTCGGGTCCCGGCGGCCAGCACGTGAACAAGACCGAATCGGCCATCCGTCTGACGCACTACGAGACCAAGATCGTCGTGCAGTGCCAGGATGAGAAGTCGCAGCACAAGAACCTCGCGAAGGCGCTCCGGGTCTTGAAGTCACGCGTCTACGACCAACTGCAGCAGCAGGAGATGGCCAAACGCTCCGAGGAGCGGAAGGGCCTCGTCGGGTCGGGCGACCGGAGCCAGCGGATCCGCACGTACAACTTCCCCGAGAACCGCCTGACCGATCACCGCATCGGCCTGACGATCTACAAGCTCGACCAGATCATCGCCGGCGACCTCCAGATGGTCACCGACGCGCTCATCGACCACGACCGCCAGGCGGTGCGGGACGCGATGGGAGGACTCGACTAA
- the rpmE gene encoding 50S ribosomal protein L31: protein MQAEIHPEYHETQVTCGCGNSFTTRSTRPELKIDICNSCHPFYTGKLKFVDTAGRIDKFKKKFSSAGYASLKKKK, encoded by the coding sequence ATGCAGGCCGAAATCCACCCCGAGTACCACGAAACCCAGGTCACCTGCGGTTGTGGCAACTCCTTCACGACGCGCAGCACGCGTCCCGAGCTGAAGATCGACATCTGCAACTCGTGCCACCCGTTCTACACGGGCAAGCTCAAGTTCGTGGACACCGCAGGTCGCATCGACAAGTTCAAGAAGAAGTTCTCGTCGGCCGGCTACGCGAGCCTCAAAAAGAAGAAGTAA